The Mya arenaria isolate MELC-2E11 chromosome 16, ASM2691426v1 genome includes a window with the following:
- the LOC128222267 gene encoding uncharacterized protein LOC128222267: MEEFNLSIRQTYSNLSDTDLRQEVEELCSSFPNVGYRTIQSLLLSQGLKVQELRVRQAVRECDPCGVLFRKVFLTSCRIQRRTYSVSGPQALWHIDGNHKLIRWRLVIHGGIDGYSRFPVYLNVSNNNRADTVLYAFLEAVQQFGLPRRVRSDKGGENVLVAEYMVEHQPIVNRPFIAGRSVHNQRIEMLWREVWAGVTSLYYAIFYGLENESILDPTSEVHIMMLHIVFVPRIQTHLNRFAEALRRRPLRTENNRTPLQLWMTSRHPPTNEQANPQQY; this comes from the exons ATGGAAGAGTTCAACCTGTCAATCAGACAGACTTATAGCAATTTATCTGACACTGATTTAAGGCAAGAGGTTGAAGAGCTCTGTTCCAGTTTTCCAAATGTTGGGTACAGAACTATTCAGAGTCTTCTTCTTTCACAAGGATTGAAGGTACAGGAGTTAAGAGTAAGGCAGGCTGTAAGAGAGTGTGATCCTTGTGGGGTTTTGTTTCGCAAAGTTTTCCTGACTTCATGTAGAATACAGAGAAGAACTTACTCTGTTAGTGGTCCTCAAGCCCTTTGGCATATTGATGGAAACCACAAGTTAATAAG aTGGCGACTTGTTATACATGGAGGAATAGATGGTTACTCCAGGTTCCCAGTATATCTGAATGTCAGCAATAATAACAGAGCAGACACCGTTCTATATGCCTTTTTAGAGGCTGTACAGCAGTTTGGTTTGCCGAGAAGGGTCCGATCTGACAAGGGTGGTGAAAATGTCTTAGTGGCTGAGTACATGGTTGAACACCAACCAATAGTCAATAGACCATTTATTGCAGGGAGGTCTGTTCATAATCAAAG GATTGAAATGTTGTGGAGAGAAGTGTGGGCTGGCGTCACAAGCTTGTACTATGCCATATTCTACGGCCTAGAAAATGAGAGTATCCTGGATCCCACCAGTGAGGTACACATAATGATGCTACACATCGTCTTTGTTCCACGGATACAAACCCATTTAAACCGATTTGCAGAGGCACTGAGGCGGCGTCCACTTAGAACAGAGAACAACCGTACTCCTCTTCAACTGTGGATGACTTCTAGACATCCACCCACTAATGAACAGGCAAACCCACAGcaatattga
- the LOC128222261 gene encoding uncharacterized protein LOC128222261, giving the protein MRPTLLYLIVYLTVIRPIHGSRLDRLEDDVKSLKSFIFRELSSIRDEVKEISNRVDILENTTVTHDQSSQNQDMDITSNNLVDKTGESGKILERAGNKEGSHVVIADVQNMRKAYANDKKDLHQLKQDVKGHLRELEQKITSHMHNLTADVKHNIEYIHENISLANVTLSEFINESISNFSMFSDTIEKEIKQLIENTSQQLILQFNETESKIKQNISSAYRQNEDNLKRFWTLADRNVSQMRLKVDNIFNLIRFNFSEMPIQITNLSLELQTTKNEIKGVEERFGDKLKSTSSKLQKDIDLLLPCIHKEITQQGYYYPCAKDIRLANASSYGSTGVQGRLEVRHDNAWGTVCDDSFQEFFVDESYITNNVNVVCRMFGFRKCEYVVEADLGQGSGDILMDGIVKCGGAESSFLHCPYQRWINTSCKHGEDVGFRMWN; this is encoded by the exons ATGAGGCCAACCCTGCTTTACCTGATAGTGTATTTGACTGTCATAAGGCCCATCCATGGATCACGGCTGGACAGACTTGAGGATGATGTCAAAAGTCTTAAAAGCTTTATTTTCAGG GAGTTATCATCTATTCGAGATGAGGTCAAAGAAATCTCCAACAGAGTCGACATTTTAGAAAACACCACGGTTACGCACGACCAGAGCAGTCAAAACCAAGACATGGACATTACTTCTAACAACCTTGTTGATAAAACTGGGGAAAGTGGCAAGATACTCGAACGTGCTGGGAACAAAGAAGGAAGTCATGTTGTAATAGCTGATGTTCAAAATATGCGCAAGGCTTACGCAAACGACAAAAAGGACCTACACCAACTGAAGCAAGATGTAAAAGGCCACTTGAGAGAGCTTGAACAAAAGATAACTAGCCATATGCATAACCTGACTGCAGACGTGAAACATAATATCGAATacattcatgaaaatatatcGCTGGCAAATGTTACTTTGTCAGAGTTCATCAATGAGTCTATTTCAAACTTTAGCATGTTTTCGGACactattgaaaaagaaataaaacagttaattgaaAACACCAGTCAACAgcttattttacaatttaatgaaacggaatcaaaaataaaacaaaatatttcttccGCATACCGCCAGAATGAAGACAACCTTAAACGTTTTTGGACTCTTGCTGATCGTAATGTTAGTCAAATGAGGCTTAAAGtagataacatttttaatttaatacgTTTTAACTTTTCGGAAATGCCAATTCAAATCACTAATTTATCTTTAGAACTACAAACaactaaaaatgaaataaaaggtgTAGAGGAAAGGTTTGGGGATAAATTAAAGTCCACTTCAAGCAAATTGCAGAAagatattgatttattattaccATGTATACACAAGGAAATTACACAGCAAGGTTATTATTACCCATGCGCAAAAGATATTCGTCTGGCTAATGCGTCTTCATATGGCTCCACCGGTGTCCAGGGGCGGCTAGAGGTACGTCACGATAATGCCTGGGGCACGGTTTGCGATGACAGCTTTCAGGAGTTTTTTGTAGATGAGTCTTACATAACAAACAACGTTAACGTAGTGTGTAGGATGTTCGGGTTCCGAAAATGTGAGTATGTGGTAGAGGCGGATTTGGGTCAGGGCAGTGGGGACATCTTGATGGACGGTATAGTGAAATGTGGAGGAGCAGAAAGTAGTTTCTTACATTGCCCTTACCAAAGGTGGATAAATACTTCCTGTAAGCATGGTGAAGACGTAGGGTTTCGTATGTGGAACTGA